One part of the Nitrospira defluvii genome encodes these proteins:
- the wecB gene encoding non-hydrolyzing UDP-N-acetylglucosamine 2-epimerase, protein MKRIDLIAGARPNFMKIAPIIDALRAAQARGGSALRYRLIHTGQHYDKAMSGSFFEELGIPDPDINLEVGSGTQAEQTAGIMVGYEKVLLKDASDLCLVVGDVTSTMACSIVARKMGIPVAHVEGGIRSLDWTMPEEINRVVTDSITNWFFTTSDTANDNLRRAGVTEDRIFFVGNTMIDTLLKHEGRLRPPACWTSLALTPQQYCVVTLHRPANVDGEHKLLALLQAIADNTQGVPVVFPVHPRTAKNLREAGKALPSMHYVDPLGYLEFNYLVKHARGVITDSGGITEETTVLGVPCLTLRDNTERPETVTIGTNELIGTDPKKLPPALTRLMAGQWKKGAIPPKWDGKAAERIVAQLGRLLLAS, encoded by the coding sequence ATGAAGCGCATTGACCTGATCGCCGGAGCACGACCCAATTTCATGAAAATCGCGCCGATCATCGACGCCTTGCGCGCCGCACAGGCAAGGGGCGGGAGCGCCCTACGCTATCGGCTGATTCACACCGGGCAACATTACGACAAAGCCATGTCCGGCAGTTTTTTCGAAGAACTGGGCATTCCCGATCCCGACATCAACCTGGAAGTCGGGTCTGGGACACAAGCCGAGCAGACCGCAGGCATCATGGTGGGCTACGAAAAAGTGCTGCTGAAAGACGCGAGTGATCTCTGCCTCGTAGTGGGGGATGTAACCTCGACGATGGCCTGTTCCATCGTGGCCCGGAAAATGGGCATCCCCGTCGCCCACGTAGAGGGCGGCATTCGCTCACTCGACTGGACCATGCCGGAAGAAATCAATCGCGTGGTGACCGACTCCATCACCAATTGGTTTTTCACCACCAGCGACACGGCCAACGACAACCTGCGCCGCGCCGGGGTCACCGAGGACCGTATCTTTTTCGTCGGCAATACCATGATCGACACCCTGCTCAAGCACGAAGGACGGTTGCGGCCGCCGGCCTGCTGGACGTCTCTCGCCCTGACACCGCAGCAATACTGTGTCGTGACATTGCATCGTCCGGCTAACGTAGACGGTGAACACAAACTGCTCGCCCTGTTGCAGGCCATCGCGGACAACACCCAGGGCGTACCGGTCGTGTTTCCCGTCCATCCGCGTACCGCGAAAAATCTCCGTGAAGCGGGCAAGGCGCTCCCGTCGATGCACTATGTCGACCCGTTGGGGTATCTGGAGTTTAACTATCTCGTCAAACATGCCCGTGGCGTCATTACCGATTCGGGCGGAATTACGGAAGAAACGACCGTGCTGGGCGTGCCTTGCTTGACCTTGCGCGACAACACCGAACGACCGGAAACCGTGACGATCGGGACCAACGAGTTGATCGGCACGGATCCGAAGAAGCTCCCGCCGGCTTTGACACGTTTGATGGCCGGGCAGTGGAAGAAAGGGGCGATTCCACCGAAATGGGACGGGAAGGCAGCGGAACGAATTGTCGCCCAGTTAGGGCGGCTGCTTCTTGCATCATGA
- a CDS encoding response regulator codes for MTVPGSSQTLLTVIPDADALALTLEQATSRNLSVVTAPDPKAALAMVEMARPEIVITDLFLPGRMGLVLIQDIHKRAPATATIASTQTTEQGTILAAIRAGATDYLPLPTSGKEIGLALDRAIQRLSRPVEAIPGIDRLDYRVTIGTDPHHVEACVSWLMEQTAGNLPESQRLHLQATLIELIVNAVEHGSLEIQYHEKRQALSTDRFDALIEARRRDPRFAERRVVVQAGYDLRHRRLHYAIADEGNGFAWNRLLTRGNQPCDSHDANGRGVFLSKAFFPDLTYNEQGTQVTFSVPLP; via the coding sequence ATGACTGTGCCGGGCTCGTCCCAGACGCTGTTGACCGTCATCCCCGATGCGGACGCATTAGCCCTCACGCTGGAACAAGCCACCTCTCGCAACCTCTCCGTCGTCACCGCTCCGGATCCGAAGGCGGCACTCGCTATGGTCGAGATGGCACGACCTGAGATCGTCATCACCGACCTGTTCTTGCCGGGGCGTATGGGGTTGGTGCTGATTCAGGACATACACAAGCGGGCTCCCGCCACAGCCACGATTGCGTCGACCCAGACAACGGAGCAGGGGACGATCCTCGCGGCCATACGCGCGGGCGCCACAGACTATCTGCCGCTCCCGACCAGCGGGAAGGAGATCGGCCTGGCCCTGGATCGAGCGATCCAACGGCTCTCACGCCCGGTGGAGGCGATTCCCGGCATCGATCGACTGGACTACCGTGTGACCATCGGCACCGATCCCCACCACGTCGAAGCCTGTGTGAGCTGGTTGATGGAGCAGACCGCCGGAAACCTGCCGGAATCTCAACGCCTGCACCTCCAGGCCACCCTCATCGAACTTATCGTCAACGCCGTGGAACATGGCAGCCTCGAAATCCAATATCACGAGAAACGCCAGGCGCTCAGCACCGACCGATTCGATGCGTTGATCGAGGCGCGCCGGCGGGACCCGCGCTTCGCCGAGCGTCGCGTGGTCGTCCAGGCCGGGTACGACCTTCGCCATCGACGACTCCACTACGCGATTGCGGATGAGGGGAACGGGTTTGCCTGGAATCGCCTGCTGACGCGGGGCAACCAGCCCTGCGACAGCCATGACGCCAACGGCCGCGGCGTGTTTCTCTCCAAGGCCTTCTTCCCCGATTTGACCTATAACGAGCAAGGTACCCAGGTGACGTTCTCCGTTCCGCTTCCGTAA
- a CDS encoding Hpt domain-containing protein has translation MESQSIMDLAAALERLDGDQELFLTLAGLFVERTPQALAALRTAMTAGDLPALIKEAHKLKGSAMEFCAKPAVASAAHLEESARKAAVQELAALAEQVQTETARLTAALTTIIEKGFPT, from the coding sequence GTGGAATCTCAATCAATCATGGACCTGGCTGCTGCACTCGAGCGGTTGGACGGGGACCAGGAGCTCTTTCTGACGTTGGCCGGCCTGTTCGTGGAACGCACCCCCCAAGCACTTGCCGCCCTCCGGACGGCGATGACCGCCGGCGACCTCCCGGCTCTGATCAAGGAAGCGCACAAGCTGAAGGGATCAGCCATGGAGTTCTGCGCCAAACCGGCGGTGGCTTCCGCGGCCCACCTCGAAGAATCCGCGCGCAAGGCCGCCGTACAGGAACTCGCCGCACTGGCCGAGCAGGTGCAGACAGAGACCGCGCGACTCACGGCGGCCCTGACCACGATCATCGAAAAGGGCTTTCCCACATGA
- a CDS encoding PP2C family protein-serine/threonine phosphatase translates to MGEPAPQMTQPAGVGPAAKPTPVILLVDDDEITRIGMAGRLKRLGYRVIEAVDGSAGLTAIRAHRPDLVILDWMMPGMDGPSVCEAIRADPELRSSQVVLMTAHDRPEQIAEGLSRGADDFLSKAASKQEVLARVHASLRSSALVREIERTRDDLDRSHKLLSAKQHELESELQSAAAFVRAQLPLPGMPAPGIAMHWAYQPSLALGGDLFQVCPWGPDALGLYILDASGHGVAAALRAVGLMSFLREDNLLKAVGSFDPGAIVNEANRRFPLTQDGEYFTLWVGRLDLESSRLSYATAGHGGAFVHANSGDSRWLASASLPLGFDPDSTFDSVSTQLQPLDRLYLLSDGIYEAPSSTGELWGRARLQATLEEHHASTLVHSITETMATAHHWLGGDIFPDDVALLGLEIQDRSTTHKGRA, encoded by the coding sequence GTGGGTGAACCCGCACCGCAGATGACACAGCCGGCCGGCGTTGGGCCGGCTGCCAAACCAACCCCGGTGATTTTGCTCGTCGACGACGATGAAATCACGAGAATCGGCATGGCCGGTCGGTTGAAACGTTTGGGGTATCGTGTGATCGAGGCGGTCGATGGAAGCGCCGGCTTGACCGCGATCCGCGCGCACCGTCCGGACTTGGTGATCCTCGATTGGATGATGCCGGGCATGGACGGTCCCAGTGTCTGCGAGGCGATTCGTGCGGATCCCGAATTACGATCCAGCCAGGTCGTCCTCATGACCGCGCATGACCGGCCCGAGCAGATTGCCGAAGGGCTCTCGCGCGGCGCCGACGATTTTCTCAGTAAAGCCGCCAGCAAACAGGAAGTCTTGGCGCGGGTGCACGCCAGCCTCCGATCCAGCGCCCTGGTTCGTGAGATCGAACGCACCCGGGACGACCTGGATCGGTCGCACAAATTACTCTCAGCCAAACAGCACGAGTTGGAGAGCGAACTCCAGTCGGCCGCGGCCTTCGTGCGTGCGCAACTCCCCCTGCCGGGGATGCCGGCGCCGGGTATCGCCATGCACTGGGCCTATCAACCGTCGCTTGCGTTGGGGGGCGATCTCTTCCAGGTCTGTCCCTGGGGACCGGATGCGCTCGGGCTCTATATTCTCGATGCGTCCGGCCACGGTGTCGCCGCAGCCTTGCGCGCAGTGGGACTCATGAGTTTTCTGCGCGAAGACAATCTCCTGAAAGCCGTGGGCAGTTTCGATCCCGGAGCGATCGTGAACGAGGCCAACCGGCGTTTTCCCCTCACGCAGGACGGCGAGTATTTTACCCTCTGGGTGGGGCGACTCGATCTCGAGTCCTCCCGCTTGTCCTATGCCACCGCAGGCCATGGGGGCGCATTTGTGCATGCCAACAGTGGCGACTCCCGATGGCTCGCCTCCGCCAGTCTTCCGTTGGGATTCGATCCTGACTCGACGTTCGACAGCGTCTCAACGCAGCTGCAGCCGCTCGATCGTCTGTATCTGCTGAGCGACGGCATCTACGAAGCGCCGTCGTCGACCGGTGAACTCTGGGGCCGAGCTCGCCTGCAGGCCACACTCGAGGAGCATCACGCGTCCACACTCGTGCACAGCATCACGGAAACCATGGCCACCGCCCATCACTGGTTAGGCGGGGACATCTTCCCCGACGATGTCGCGCTGCTCGGGCTGGAAATTCAGGACCGGTCGACCACGCACAAGGGGAGGGCATAG
- a CDS encoding STAS domain-containing protein translates to MQITERRVGNAVILDLVGELTYANRAAFKGAVDRVKSTGCRQVILNMHGVRFLDSSALGTLALVAQSLSGRPGRFALLNPQSYVKEIITLANLHQMLPVYHSEQDALAATTLPAAG, encoded by the coding sequence ATGCAGATTACTGAGCGACGTGTCGGAAATGCCGTCATTCTCGATCTGGTCGGGGAGCTGACCTACGCCAACCGCGCCGCCTTCAAGGGGGCGGTTGATCGCGTCAAATCGACCGGGTGCCGGCAGGTGATTCTGAACATGCACGGGGTTCGCTTCCTGGACAGTTCGGCACTCGGAACCTTGGCACTCGTGGCACAAAGCCTGAGCGGCAGGCCGGGACGATTCGCGCTCCTGAACCCGCAAAGTTACGTGAAGGAAATCATCACTCTAGCCAACCTGCATCAGATGTTGCCGGTCTACCACTCGGAGCAGGACGCCCTTGCGGCAACCACCCTGCCGGCGGCCGGTTGA
- a CDS encoding STAS domain-containing protein, which translates to MKITKEVNNRKVTLKLEGNFTYTQRKPFQEMLKSVAVDGVDQIVIDLSQVAFLDSAALGLLMISHRQLQAEKRTLSLAYPQPTVRQIIELANLHKTIPLIETDAPSMAKKSA; encoded by the coding sequence ATGAAAATCACGAAGGAAGTCAATAACCGGAAGGTGACCTTGAAGCTGGAAGGCAACTTTACGTACACACAGCGTAAACCATTTCAGGAAATGTTGAAATCGGTCGCCGTCGACGGAGTCGACCAGATCGTGATCGACCTCTCACAGGTGGCGTTTCTCGACAGCGCGGCATTAGGACTGCTGATGATTTCCCACCGGCAGTTGCAAGCGGAGAAACGTACGTTGTCGCTGGCCTATCCCCAGCCGACGGTCCGGCAGATTATCGAGTTGGCGAATTTGCACAAGACGATTCCGCTGATCGAAACGGACGCCCCGTCGATGGCCAAGAAGAGCGCTTGA
- a CDS encoding protein-glutamate methylesterase/protein-glutamine glutaminase translates to MAKIRVLTIDDSALMRQVLAELLSKDPDIEVIGSAPDPYVAREKIKALNPDVLTLDVEMPKMDGLTFLEKLMRGRPTPVIMVSSLTEAGCETTLRAMELGAVDFITKPKIDLRQGMDDVAADLIAKVKGAATATLRRTPAAGAQAAARPTQLNSAMIKTTDMIIAIGSSTGGTEAVKEVLQVLPPNTPPILITQHMPERFTKTWADRMNELCRISVKEAEDGDSVLPGHALIAPGNYHMTLVRSGARYSVRINQNEPVNRHRPSVDVMFDSVAQYAGGNSVGVILTGMGGDGAKGLLKMKEAGAYTIAQDEASCVVFGMPKEAIKLGAADVVRPLKDIAATVLSHVTRA, encoded by the coding sequence ATGGCTAAAATTCGAGTCTTGACGATCGATGATTCCGCGTTGATGAGACAAGTGTTGGCTGAGCTGCTGTCAAAAGACCCCGACATCGAGGTCATCGGCAGCGCGCCGGACCCGTATGTCGCCAGAGAGAAGATCAAGGCGCTGAATCCCGACGTGCTGACCTTGGATGTGGAAATGCCCAAGATGGACGGCTTGACCTTTCTGGAAAAGCTCATGCGGGGACGTCCCACGCCGGTGATCATGGTCAGTTCATTGACCGAGGCCGGCTGCGAGACCACCCTCCGTGCCATGGAGCTCGGCGCGGTGGACTTTATCACCAAACCGAAGATCGATCTCCGCCAGGGAATGGACGACGTTGCCGCCGACTTGATCGCCAAGGTCAAAGGCGCGGCCACCGCTACGCTTCGACGGACGCCTGCTGCAGGCGCACAGGCTGCTGCGAGGCCGACCCAACTGAACTCGGCGATGATCAAGACCACCGACATGATCATCGCGATCGGATCTTCGACCGGCGGGACCGAGGCCGTCAAGGAGGTGTTGCAGGTGCTGCCACCCAATACCCCGCCGATCCTGATCACGCAGCACATGCCGGAGCGTTTTACCAAGACCTGGGCCGATCGGATGAACGAACTCTGCCGCATCTCCGTGAAGGAGGCCGAAGACGGAGACAGTGTGTTGCCTGGTCATGCGCTGATTGCGCCCGGCAACTACCACATGACCTTGGTCCGCAGCGGCGCGCGCTATTCGGTGCGCATCAATCAGAATGAGCCGGTCAATCGCCATCGCCCCTCGGTCGATGTCATGTTCGACTCCGTCGCGCAGTATGCGGGAGGCAATTCAGTGGGCGTGATCCTGACCGGGATGGGCGGCGACGGCGCGAAGGGATTGCTCAAGATGAAAGAAGCCGGGGCCTATACCATTGCGCAGGATGAGGCCTCCTGCGTCGTCTTCGGGATGCCCAAAGAAGCCATTAAGCTGGGCGCGGCCGACGTCGTGCGCCCCCTCAAAGATATTGCCGCAACCGTGCTGAGTCATGTCACCCGTGCCTGA
- the cheD gene encoding chemoreceptor glutamine deamidase CheD: MPAIDTDTFSHIRRMHDRRFPHEIACILPGEFFVSRESMVVYTVLGSCISACIRDPIVGVGGMNHFMLPAPKEHQSGDSWGGESTRYGSFAMEQLINEILKRGGVKHRLEIKLFGAGRIYEGNIDVGARNTEWVLQFLKTEGYAIAKSDLGDVYPRKVYYFTDSGRVLMKKIERVKNRTIYERESAYQHRIAEEPTTQQSDITLF, encoded by the coding sequence ATGCCCGCTATCGACACCGATACATTTTCTCATATCCGCCGGATGCACGATCGCCGGTTTCCTCATGAAATCGCCTGCATTCTGCCGGGCGAATTCTTCGTCAGTCGGGAATCGATGGTGGTGTATACGGTCCTCGGCTCCTGCATTTCCGCCTGCATTCGCGATCCGATCGTCGGCGTCGGAGGCATGAACCATTTTATGCTCCCCGCGCCGAAGGAGCACCAATCCGGAGATTCCTGGGGCGGGGAATCGACGCGCTATGGCTCGTTTGCGATGGAACAGTTGATCAATGAGATTCTCAAACGTGGCGGGGTGAAGCATCGTCTCGAAATCAAACTGTTCGGCGCCGGGAGAATCTACGAAGGCAATATCGATGTCGGGGCCCGCAATACCGAATGGGTGCTGCAATTTCTGAAGACCGAAGGGTATGCCATCGCCAAGAGCGATCTCGGCGACGTGTATCCGCGCAAGGTGTACTACTTTACGGATTCCGGGCGCGTGCTGATGAAAAAGATCGAACGGGTCAAGAATCGTACAATTTACGAGCGAGAGTCCGCCTACCAGCATCGGATCGCAGAGGAGCCCACGACGCAACAGAGCGATATTACGCTTTTCTAA